One window of the Anopheles cruzii chromosome 2, idAnoCruzAS_RS32_06, whole genome shotgun sequence genome contains the following:
- the LOC128278430 gene encoding uncharacterized protein LOC128278430 codes for IPQENTNRTPLHEAASTGDETKVETLLAAGADRNAKESVHGNTPLHEASWKGYSRCVKLLCALPKPAKVGGASGAKGLELLKDAAAAPASSSAKVKHAVHDTKGALHSALLGTRNFGGFSALHLAAQNGHNQSCREILLAGGDPDVQNNYGDSPLHTACRYGHAGAIRILLSAKCDFERINLNGDTALHIACAMGRRKLTRILLESGCRQDTKNAQDETARDIAQRKNLVEIINILNSPPPPPAPAPAAPNPVDLSPRRSRERSSSSSHRKAPDCPDGHGRSSRPSKPAAGAGEEGPAHRKSGRRRSNSNDDAKGGGAGAEVDPKHWSPYGCHYFPDPRNFPSPKLETLPKEPLGNGEQYFLDLAGNIRKGPVGVGNTCYCAPFFKHLEARMNQNRRSIRKYVHRATEKLDSRMTALAMRTDDQIEELTKSMIASRVQCENKRLHLEQWLKRGIAERSTTTTSGGGGGGGAGHPLQHTNSKTKKDEANTNTLTRCRSLELLDDHEDIHHHHLQAQQSTPVAGTVSSIPTKQLFSSRSIDFLDATGSTVDEEAHLRLLQYGSATGHQSDAFGGSSQHSNMKNHSDAASETPPLPPLARRNRSASVCYSSDKDNDREKPASLAPQPQPTTSGHQGKSEKAKVTERLEELLSKTKRILELEKLTKATGPGSPPVATARSDNRYILALDKLRDIHHYDPPLAGTAGGRGHSPGAAGYDIAQEMEKITKSLLPATALDTAAAPVSPEIAKDITTCKERPTAVYGLALAYGPPVCSTSKSGSPFVVDEEESHLGRTNFGQAESPGTGVVVNGFYSNSCFADETLPSSSCNTTIKRNPGTDPEEEDSPDEEGEEEQDSDRGDDDDGDDQRDSESDRADLSAMANLAELKELKSRILNGTNWRSQVLQKSVQELLREDRTQDESPMAEDRTSGDDPTTDTNRVRYIISKLQQSVAGGGHSNPPPLAQCEDFSDSSEDEGEEEEHHDGNGEAEEDDDDEECVDGPLPVGRHHSDGGTTTTITIPGAATGKVEIGIGTAKSLIQMYEQSSSSSSAAASGPSFKALPTIQGIPKDAYFHDLPRKPALGATDRDEDTPPPMALASRSRNPLPSYLLQEAELFQQHQQQQPGPYRATSMMLNGNEGFLHHPTPPAPSQRHNHHHHHHHPHQSNAYQSYHPVAAAQPPPESERLLSTRKYINPAATQHQQRSLSSTATPSPEFPLYHQQQQPSQQAQPQHSSLGTATGVGTVIAGHSHAMMTMMAAAAAAAASRSKSADNLSNDDSGYVSGKVSEIHVPSGGASPLLSLPAGLANGAAGGNVLIIPPPASASPRHFLPSYPHHHHHHHHLGMAGNGGGSVVTSIVPPPAPLGSGPPAPMTSAAAHAAVEQKQQSLYKLGASSLV; via the exons ATTCCGCAGGAAAACACAAACCGAACCCCGCTGCATGAGGCGGCCTCCACCGGGGACGAGACGAAGGTGGAAACCCTCCTGGCCGCTGGTGCCGATCGGAATGCCAAGGAGTCGGTA CACGGTAATACGCCCCTTCACGAGGCTTCCTGGAAGGGATACAGCCGCTGCGTGAAGCTGCTCTGCGCCCTGCCGAAACCAGCCAAGGTCGgtggcgcttccggtgccaaaGGACTCGAGCTGCTGAAGGATGCTGCGGCAGCGCcggcgtcgtcatcggcgaAGGTCAAGCACGCGGTGCACGACACGAAGGGGGCACTGCACAGTGCGCTGCTCGGCACGCGCAATTTCGGTGGGTTCTCCGCGCTCCATCTGGCCGCCCAGAATGGCCACAACCAGAGCTGCCGGGAGATTctgctggccggtggcgatCCAGACGTGCAGAACAACTACGGTGACAGTCCGCTGCATACCGCGTGCCGGTACGGGCACGCCGGTGCCATCCGGATCCTGCTGTCGGCCAAGTGCGACTTCGAGCGGATCAACCTGAACGGGGACACGGCGCTTCACATCGCCTGCGCCATGGGGCGCCGCAAGCTGACGCGCATCCTGCTCGAATCCGGCTGCCGGCAGGACACGAAGAACGCTCAG GACGAAACGGCGCGGGACATTGCGCAGCGCAAGAATCTGGTCGAAATCATCAACATCCTCAACtcacctccaccgccaccggcaccggcgccagcagcaccgaaccCCGTCGATCTGTCCCCGCGGAGATCGCGCGAACGATCGAGCAGCAGTTCGCACCGGAAGGCGCCCGATTGTCCCGATGGGCACGGGCGGTCATCGCGCCCCAGcaaaccggcggccggggccggcgagGAAGGACCAGCGCACCGTAAATCGGGTCGCCGTCGCAGCAATTCAAACGATGACGCGAAAGGCGGAGGAGCCGGTGCCGAGGTCGATCCGAAGCACTGGTCCCCGTACGGGTGCCACTACTTTCCCGATCCGCGCAACTTTCCCTCGCCCAAGCTGGAGACACTGCCGAAAGAACCGCTCGGGAATGGTGAGCAGTACTTCCTCGACCTGGCCGGCAACATCCGGAAGGGCCCGGTCGGGGTCGGGAACACGTGCTACTGTGCACCGTTCTTTAAGCACCTGGAGGCGCGCATGAACCAGAACCGGCGCAGTATCCGGAAGTACGTGCACCGTGCGACGGAGAAGCTGGACAGCCGGATGACAGCGCTGGCGATGCGGACCGACGACCAGATCGAGGAGCTGACCAAGTCGATGATCGCGAGCCGGGTGCAGTGCGAGAACAAGCGGCTGCACCTGGAGCAGTGGCTAAAGCGGGGCATCGCCGAACGATCGACGACCACCACttctggcggcggtggcggtggcggcgcaggGCATCCGCTGCAGCACACCAACAGCAAgaccaaaaaggacgaagcgaaCACCAACACGCTGACGCGCTGCCGGAGCCTCGAGCTGCTGGACGATCACGAGgacattcaccaccaccacctgcagGCACAGCAGTCCACCCCGGTCGCTGGGACCGTCAGCAGCATCCCCACCAAGCAGTTGTTCAGCTcccggtcgatcgatttccTTGACGCCACGGGCTCGACGGTCGACGAGGAGGCGCacctgcggctgctgcagtacggatcggccaccggtcaccaGTCGGACGCGTTCGGTGGCAGCTCTCAGCACTCCAACATGAAGAACCATTCGGACGCGGCGTCCGAAACGCCACCCCTGCCACCGCTGGCACGACGGAACCGCTCCGCGTCCGTCTGCTACTCCTCCGACAAGGACAACGATCGGGAGAAGCCGGCGTCGCTAGCGCCACAGCCACAACCGACCACATCCGGGCACCAGGGCAAGAGCGAGAAGGCCAAGGTCACCGAGCGGCTCGAGGAGCTGctgagcaaaacgaaacgcatCCTCGAACTGGAGAAGCTCACCAAAGCCACGGGCCCCGgatcgccgccggtggccaccgcccgcTCGGACAATCGCTACATCCTGGCGCTGGACAAGCTGCGCGACATCCACCACTACGACCCCCCGCTGGCAGGCACGGCTGGCGGTCGAGGACACTCACCCGGGGCCGCCGGCTACGACATTGCGCAGGAGATGGAGAAGATCACCAAATCGTTGCTTCCGGCGACGGCGTTGGACACGGCAGCGGCTCCCGTTTCGCCCGAAATCGCCAAGGACATTACGACGTGCAAGGAGCGTCCGACGGCTGTGTACGGGCTCGCGCTGGCGTACGGCCCTCCGGTGTGTTCCACCTCGAAATCCGGCTCACCGTTCGTGGTCGACGAAGAGGAGAGCCACCTCGGAAGGACCAACTTCGGTCAAGCCGAgtcgcccggcaccggcgtggTGGTCAATGGGTTCTACTCCAACAGCTGCTTCGCCGACGAAACGCTGCCCAGTTCGTCCTGCAACACGACGATCAAGCGGAACCCCGGGACCGATCCGGAGGAGGAAGACAGTCCGGACGAGGAGGGGGAGGAGGAGCAAGATTCGGATcgcggcgacgatgacgacggcgatgatcaACGGGACTCGGAGTCGGATCGGGCCGACCTGTCGGCGATGGCGAACCTGGCCGAGCTGAAGGAGCTAAAGAGCCGCATCCTGAACGGGACGAACTGGCGCAGCCAGGTGCTGCAGAAGAGCGTCCAGGAGCTGCTGCGCGAGGATCGGACGCAGGACGAATCGCCGATGGCTGAAGATCGCACGTCTGGTGATGATCCGACGACGGACACGAACCGGGTGCGGTACATCATTTCGAAGCTCCAGCAAAGCGtagccggtggtggccactcgaACCCGCCACCGTTGGCACAGTGCGAGGACTTCTCGGACAGCAGCGAAgacgaaggcgaagaagaGGAACACCACGACGGTAACGGTGAAGccgaagaggacgatgacgacgaggaatGTGTCGATGGTCCGCTGCCGGTCGGCAGGCATCACTCCGAcgggggcaccaccaccaccatcaccatcccgGGGGCGGCCACGGGAAAGGTCGAGATCGGGATCGGAACGGCCAAAAGTTTGATCCAAATGTACGAgcaatcgtcatcgtcgtcgtcggccgccgcgTCGGGACCATCCTTCAAAGCACTGCCAACCATCCAGGGCATCCCGAAGGATGCGTACTTTCACGATCTACCCCGGAAGCCGGCGCTcggggccaccgatcgggaTGAGGACACTCCACCGCCGATGGCGCTAGCATCCCGCAGCCGCAACCCGTTGCCGTCCTACCTGCTGCAGGAGGCCGAACTCTtccaacagcatcagcagcaacaaccgggCCCATACCGGGCGACCAGCATGATGCTGAACGGTAACGAAGGGTTCCTGCACCATCCtacgccaccggcaccgtcccAACGGcacaaccaccatcaccaccatcatcatccccatcAGAGCAACGCTTACCAAAGCTAccacccggtggcggcagcgcaaccaccaccggaatcggaacggttACTCTCGACCCGGAAGTACATCAATCCAGCGGCcacgcagcaccagcaacggtCTCTCTCCAGCACGGCCACGCCGTCGCCCGAGTTTCCGCTctatcaccagcagcagcagccgtcgcAGCAGGCACAACCGCAGCACTCCTCGCTGGGCACGGCCACGGGCGTTGGCACCGTCATCGCCGGCCATTCGCACGccatgatgacgatgatggcagcggcagcggccgccgccgcttctcGTAGCAAATCGGCCGACAACCTGTCCAACGACGACTCGGGCTACGTCAGCGGGAAAGTGAGCGAGATCCACGTTCCGAGCGGTGGCGCCAGCCCCTTGCTGTCGCTCCCGGCCGGACTGGCCAATGGGGCAGCTGGCGGCAACGTGCTGATCATTCCACCGCCTGCCTCAGCCTCGCCCCGTCACTTCCTGCCATCGTATccgcatcaccatcaccaccatcatcacctgGGCATGGCGGGTAATGGCGGTGGCAGCGTCGTAACGTCCATCGtcccaccgccggcaccgctGGGGAGTGGGCCACCCGCCCCGATGACGTCGGCCGCCGCACACGCTGCCGTCGAGCAGAAGCAACAGTCGCTCTACAAACTCGGTGCCTCGAGTTTGGTTTAA
- the LOC128277410 gene encoding CCR4-NOT transcription complex subunit 9, with the protein MSGVQQNPAANLQQQMASHSDKVFQWINELSNPETRETALLELSKKRESVPDLAPMLWHSFGTTAALLQEIINIYPSINPATLTAHQSNRVCNALALLQCVASHPETRTAFLAAQIPLFLYPFLHTTSKTRPFEYLRLTSLGVIGALVKTDEQEVITFLLSTEIIPLCLRIMESGSELSKTVATFILQKILLDESGLSYICHTYDRFSHVAIILGKMVISLSKEPSARLLKHVVRCYLRLSDNPRAREALRQCLPDQLRDATFAACLQEDKSTKHWLSLLLKNLDTVPVPGADPRQVGIQPLAS; encoded by the exons ATGAGTGGTGTACAGCAGAATCCGGCCGCgaacctgcagcagcagatggcgTCGCACAGTGACAAAGTGTTTCAGTGGATCAACGAGCTGTCGAATCCGGAAACGCGTGAAACGGCGCTGCTGGAGCTGAGCAAAAAGCGCGAAAGTGTCCCCGACCTGGCGCCGATGCTGTGGCACAGCTTCGGCACGACCGCGGCACTGTTGCAGGAAATCATCAACATCTACCCGTCGATCAATCCGGCCACCCTGACGGCACACCAGTCGAACCGGGTCTGCAATGCGCTCGCGTTGCTGCAGTGTGTGGCGTCGCACCCGGAAACGCGCACCGCATTCCTGGCCGCCCAGATTCCGCTGTTCCTGTATCCGTTTCTGCACACCACCTCGAAGACGCGCCCCTTCGAGTACCTTCGGCTGACGTCGCTCGGAGTGATCGGTGCGTTGGTGAAG ACCGACGAGCAGGAGGTCATCACGTTTCTGCTGTCGACGGAAATCATTCCACTGTGCCTGCGGATCATGGAGTCGGGATCGGAGCTgagcaaaacggtggccaccttcATCCTGCAGAAGATTCTGCTCGACGAATCCGGCCTGTCGTACATCTGTCACACCTACGATCGTTTCTCACACGTCGCAATCATTCTG GGAAAAATGGTAATCTCCCTATCGAAGGAACCCTCGGCCCGGCTGCTGAAGCACGTCGTTCGCTGCTACCTCCGTCTGTCGGATAATCCACG GGCCCGCGAAGCGCTGAGACAGTGCCTGCCGGATCAGTTGCGCGATGCCACGTTCGCGGCGTGCCTGCAGGAGGACAAATCGACCAAGCACTGGCTCTCGTTGCTGTTGAAAAATCTCGACAccgtcccggtgcccggtgccgatCCGCGCCAGGTCGGCATCCAACCACTAGCCTCGTAG
- the LOC128269125 gene encoding probable citrate synthase 2, mitochondrial has translation MALSRIYSTKLACATNKNVLPAIATFVRNASDSTDLKAVLVEKIPKEQERIKNFRKQHGATKVGEVTVDMMYGGMRGIKGLVCETSVLDPDEGIRFRGLSIPECQKVLPKAPGGQEPLPEGLFWLLITGDVPSKAQVDALSREWANRAALPSHVVTMLNNMPTTLHPMSQLSCAVTALNHESKYAKAYSEGVHKSKYWEYVYEDSMDLIAKLPVIAATIYRNTYRDGKGIGAIDPKKDWSANFTKMLGYEDEKFTELMRLYLTIHSDHEGGNVSAHTVHLVGSALSDPYLSFAAGMNGLAGPLHGLANQEVLVWLQKLRKELGDNASEDKVKEFIWKTLKSGQVVPGYGHAVLRKTDPRYTCQREFALKHLPNDPLFGLVSNIYKVVPPILTELGKVKNPWPNVDAHSGVLLQYYGLKEMNYYTVLFGVSRALGVLASLVWDRALGLPIERPKSMSTDGLIKATSK, from the exons ATGGCCTTAAGCCGTATCTACTCAACTAAGCTGGCATGTGCCACTAACAAG AATGTCCTGCCAGCGATCGCAACGTTCGTGCGCAACGCATCCGACAGCACAGACCTGAAGGCTGTCCTGGTCGAGAAGATCCCGAAAGAGCAGGAGCGCATCAAGAATTTCCGCAAACAGCATGGCGCGACGAAAGTCGGCGAAGTCACCGTCGACATG ATGTACGGTGGTATGCGTGGCATCAAGGGTTTGGTGTGCGAAACGTCCGTTCTTGACCCCGACGAGGGCATTCGTTTCCGCGGCCTGTCGATTCCCGAGTGTCAAAAGGTGCTCCCGAAGGCGCCAG GTGGTCAGGAACCGCTGCCCGAGGGTCTGTTCTGGTTGTTGATTACCGGCGATGTGCCGTCGAAGGCCCAGGTTGATGCATTGTCGCGCGAGTGGGCTAACCGGGCCGCGCTCCCGTCGCACGTGGTGACGATGCTGAACAACATGCCGACGACGCTGCACCCGATGTCGCAGCTGAGCTGCGCCGTGACCGCCCTGAACCACGAGAGCAAGTACGCCAAGGCGTACTCGGAGGGCGTGCACAAGAGCAAGTACTGGGAGTACGTATACGAGGACAGCATGGACCTGATCGCCAAGCTGCCCGTCATAGCGGCCACCATCTACCGCAACACGTACCGCGACGGCAAGGGCATCGGGGCGATCGACCCGAAGAAGGATTGGTCGGCCAACTTCACCAAGATGCTCGGTTACGAGGACGAGAAGTTCACCGAGCTGATGCGCCTGTACCTGACCATCCACAGTGACCACGAGGGTGGCAACGTGTCGGCCCACACCGTCCATCTGGTTGGGTCGGCCCTCAGCGATCCGTACCTGTCGTTTGCGGCCGGCATGAACGGTCTGGCCGGGCCGCTCCACGGTCTCGCCAACCAGGAGGTGCTGGTGTGGCTGCAGAAGCTGCGCAAGGAGCTGGGCGACAACGCGAGCGAGGACAAGGTGAAGGAGTTCATCTGGAAGACGCTCAAGTCGGGCCAGGTGGTGCCCGGGTACGGTCACGCCGTACTGCGCAAAACTGACCCGCGCTACACTTGCCAGCGCGAGTTTGCCCTCAAGCACCTGCCCAACGATCCGCTGTTCGGACTGGTTTCGAACATCTACAAGGTCGTCCCGCCAATCCTCACCGAGCTGGGCAAGGTGAAGAACCCGTGGCCGAACGTAGACGCTCACTCGggcgtgctgctgcagtaCTACGGGCTGAAGGAGATGAACTACTACACCGTGCTGTTCGGCGTGTCCCGCGCCCTGGGCGTGCTGGCCTCGCTCGTGTGGGACCGCGCTCTCGGACTGCCCATCGAGCGCCCCAAATCGATGTCCACCGACGGACTGATCAAAGCGACCTCCAAGTAA